In Nitrospira sp., a single genomic region encodes these proteins:
- a CDS encoding Hpt domain-containing protein — MSSELDRQALIDIFVLEASEAADALSAAVNPPGNVIPTAQELQNQYVWAHKVRGAAGIYGFTGLSTLGALLESVLEQATAIAESSWPNAVGMLRGMIQTFQAQLNVVKRGGPEDLSASERWRTEVESLIPKSAESARDSGSGESLSPQYLVPSIDADVLSYFAPEADEYLQTMDSLILRLDESPKDQDALFALYRTAHTLKGSAHTIGFKAVGDVAHHVEECLIAVREGKIVASPVLMDTIVRAMNVVRTLMRRDEGRIADLQRDVPAVTESLSRITGGEQLVETASAPIPVASQVCTATAVMDPPSQPTDAAAMTSETVRQLTDEYLLPQLDPDVLSYFAPEAQEYLESLEAQLLRLEKEPANPELINQLFRTAHTLKGSAYTVGFQSIGDLTHYVEDFMGAVREGRVRVLPGHTDMLLKAVDVVRLLMRRDPTLAEMVRQRFAIAMQGLKRLEQPVAAGSGVASVVVQSVPMMPSPEQSNQAETETARVAESKGREGGSEDREVIRVSRDRLERLLNLVGELVIGRGRLEQRLRVLEQLSQQVLAFKGRLMDSVRSFEEKHTFTLPSAGPSGMDTGVGRTGTSLFPGLSDFGSLEFDKYDDFNILARRISEVTADISESMSQLSGSIRRSHEDMSQLQQLTLAMRDEIARARMVPIGTPFTRFRRATREMARATGKEVTLVTSGEHTEVDTGVVERLVDPLVHLVRNAVFHGIEPAAARVAKGKPAAGSIYLHASHRGNAVLIEVEDDGAGLDIDKIRAKAVERGLVRAEVARNLSDAEAIKFIFMPGFSTADQVGDQAGRGVGMDVVKRVIESMNGHIDVESVRGVGTKFTLHLPLTLLIATALMVRTGSERYGIPLPSVREVTMLTGSSLQQVADRSVIQVGEGEAIEVQPLQRLLVRGSGASVEVGKPVVIVRTGVGPVGLVVDELLGRQEIVIKPIASLKSLAQSTFGGATIDPEGRVILVLDPARLVPGGTRSEAVLEDATAESGAHGPEMPYEETVEPRADSKHILLIDDSLSIRKFVGRMLETAGYEVETAVDGEEGLRKASAQQFRLILTDLEMPKLNGYEVIQALRSRPQTQQTPIIVMTTRAGDKHRQMAINIGASSYIAKPVEERALIQELERWIGQESSLRKG; from the coding sequence ATGAGTTCCGAACTGGACCGACAGGCCCTCATCGATATTTTCGTCCTGGAAGCCTCCGAAGCCGCGGACGCATTGTCGGCTGCCGTGAATCCTCCGGGCAACGTCATTCCCACGGCACAAGAACTTCAAAACCAATATGTCTGGGCTCACAAGGTTCGTGGGGCCGCCGGTATCTACGGATTCACCGGACTCTCCACGCTCGGTGCCCTCCTTGAATCGGTGCTCGAGCAGGCGACGGCGATCGCCGAATCCTCTTGGCCGAACGCGGTCGGCATGCTGCGAGGGATGATTCAAACGTTTCAAGCTCAACTGAACGTCGTAAAACGGGGCGGACCAGAGGATCTGAGCGCCAGCGAACGATGGAGAACAGAAGTGGAAAGCCTCATTCCGAAGTCGGCTGAGAGTGCGAGGGATAGTGGGAGCGGAGAATCGTTGTCACCTCAGTATCTTGTCCCTTCGATTGATGCGGACGTCCTCTCGTATTTCGCCCCTGAAGCAGATGAGTATCTCCAAACCATGGATTCTCTCATTCTACGCCTGGACGAATCTCCTAAGGACCAAGACGCGCTGTTTGCGCTGTATCGAACGGCTCATACGTTGAAGGGGTCTGCGCATACGATCGGCTTCAAAGCGGTCGGAGACGTGGCTCACCATGTCGAGGAGTGCCTGATTGCCGTGCGAGAAGGGAAGATTGTAGCGTCCCCTGTGCTGATGGATACGATCGTGCGGGCGATGAATGTCGTCCGCACCCTCATGCGCCGCGATGAAGGCAGAATCGCCGATCTCCAGCGCGATGTTCCTGCCGTTACTGAATCGTTAAGCCGCATTACTGGAGGCGAACAATTGGTTGAGACAGCCTCGGCCCCGATACCAGTTGCTTCTCAGGTCTGCACGGCGACGGCGGTCATGGATCCACCGTCGCAACCGACCGACGCGGCGGCTATGACTTCCGAGACGGTCCGGCAGTTGACGGATGAATATCTCTTACCCCAACTGGATCCGGATGTCCTGTCGTATTTTGCGCCCGAAGCGCAAGAGTACCTGGAATCCCTGGAGGCGCAGCTCCTCCGACTGGAAAAAGAGCCTGCCAATCCCGAGCTTATCAATCAACTGTTCCGGACGGCGCACACCTTGAAAGGATCAGCCTATACAGTAGGTTTCCAATCCATCGGAGACCTGACCCACTACGTCGAGGATTTCATGGGCGCGGTTCGCGAGGGGAGGGTAAGAGTTCTCCCTGGTCACACGGATATGTTATTGAAGGCGGTGGACGTCGTCCGGCTGCTGATGCGACGTGATCCGACACTGGCTGAAATGGTGCGGCAGCGGTTTGCTATCGCGATGCAGGGCCTGAAGCGGCTGGAGCAGCCGGTTGCGGCTGGCTCTGGAGTTGCTTCCGTAGTGGTCCAATCTGTTCCGATGATGCCGTCTCCCGAGCAGAGCAACCAGGCTGAAACTGAAACGGCAAGAGTCGCTGAAAGCAAAGGCAGGGAAGGCGGATCCGAGGATCGAGAGGTCATTCGAGTCAGCCGGGATCGGTTGGAGAGACTGTTGAACCTAGTCGGCGAGTTGGTCATCGGGCGTGGCCGACTCGAGCAGCGGCTTCGGGTCTTGGAACAACTGTCGCAACAGGTGCTGGCCTTCAAAGGACGTTTGATGGACTCGGTCCGTTCGTTCGAAGAAAAGCATACGTTCACACTGCCTTCGGCAGGGCCCTCCGGCATGGACACCGGTGTGGGACGCACTGGGACATCCCTTTTCCCTGGACTCAGTGACTTCGGAAGTCTCGAGTTCGATAAGTACGACGATTTCAACATCTTGGCCCGCCGGATTAGCGAGGTGACGGCCGATATCTCCGAATCGATGTCCCAGCTGAGCGGATCCATCCGTCGGTCGCATGAAGATATGAGTCAGCTTCAGCAATTGACTCTCGCAATGCGGGATGAGATCGCCCGTGCACGCATGGTACCCATCGGTACGCCGTTTACGCGGTTTCGTCGGGCTACGCGAGAGATGGCCAGGGCGACTGGTAAAGAAGTGACTCTCGTCACGTCCGGTGAACACACGGAAGTGGATACCGGAGTAGTTGAGCGGTTGGTTGATCCTTTGGTGCATTTGGTCAGGAACGCTGTTTTTCATGGCATCGAACCGGCGGCGGCTCGGGTGGCAAAGGGCAAGCCTGCGGCCGGATCGATCTATCTGCACGCATCCCATCGAGGCAACGCGGTGCTGATCGAAGTCGAGGACGATGGGGCTGGGCTGGACATTGACAAAATCCGTGCGAAGGCCGTGGAACGAGGGTTGGTTCGTGCCGAGGTCGCGAGGAATCTGTCCGACGCCGAAGCGATCAAGTTCATTTTCATGCCTGGATTTTCGACAGCGGATCAGGTCGGGGATCAGGCCGGTCGTGGGGTGGGGATGGACGTCGTCAAGCGAGTCATCGAAAGCATGAACGGCCACATCGACGTGGAGTCGGTGCGCGGAGTAGGTACCAAGTTCACGCTTCACCTCCCGCTGACGTTGTTGATCGCCACGGCATTGATGGTACGGACGGGAAGTGAACGATATGGCATACCGTTGCCGAGCGTACGAGAAGTGACGATGTTGACGGGCAGCTCGCTTCAGCAGGTCGCGGATCGTTCGGTGATTCAGGTCGGAGAAGGTGAGGCCATAGAGGTTCAACCTCTTCAACGCTTGCTGGTCAGAGGTTCCGGCGCTTCGGTGGAAGTCGGCAAACCCGTCGTGATAGTCCGGACCGGCGTCGGACCGGTCGGCCTGGTTGTGGATGAGTTGCTGGGTCGGCAAGAAATCGTCATCAAACCGATTGCCTCGCTCAAGTCCCTCGCGCAATCAACGTTCGGAGGAGCCACCATCGATCCAGAAGGTCGGGTAATTCTGGTCCTCGATCCTGCACGTCTGGTGCCCGGCGGTACACGGTCGGAGGCTGTGCTCGAAGATGCGACTGCAGAATCGGGAGCCCATGGGCCCGAAATGCCGTACGAAGAGACGGTCGAACCCCGAGCCGACAGCAAACACATTCTGCTGATCGATGACTCGCTCAGCATTCGAAAGTTCGTAGGCCGGATGCTGGAAACCGCAGGCTATGAGGTTGAGACTGCTGTAGACGGGGAGGAGGGTCTCCGGAAAGCGTCAGCGCAACAGTTCCGTTTAATCTTAACCGATCTTGAGATGCCCAAGCTTAACGGTTATGAGGTCATTCAGGCGTTGCGCAGCAGACCTCAGACTCAGCAGACGCCGATCATCGTAATGACCACCCGTGCAGGCGACAAACACCGCCAAATGGCCATCAATATCGGCGCGAGTTCCTATATCGCCAAGCCGGTTGAAGAACGGGCGTTGATCCAGGAATTGGAACGGTGGATCGGACAGGAGAGTTCTCTACGAAAGGGATGA
- a CDS encoding chemotaxis protein CheW → MGLRGHFKSTTTDVHTVSLLVVRYGASYCALPSDGVRGVLTKDQAGQGETVNWVGITYQRVDLAAQLSTKLDAASPDLRIVLFSNGHSHGAIHVDEVVGLLDADQRECKPLPPHFRCEERTWVTGMIQYRSDLAIVLDPEWVLGELEAEASPTFRAMVGRSFVS, encoded by the coding sequence ATGGGGTTGAGGGGGCATTTCAAGTCGACTACCACGGATGTGCATACTGTCAGCCTATTGGTGGTGCGATATGGCGCCAGTTACTGCGCGTTGCCATCTGACGGAGTTCGCGGGGTGCTGACCAAGGACCAGGCCGGACAAGGAGAGACCGTGAACTGGGTCGGTATCACATATCAGCGTGTTGATCTTGCCGCTCAACTCTCCACGAAATTGGATGCAGCCAGCCCGGACCTTCGGATCGTCCTTTTCTCCAATGGTCACTCGCATGGGGCCATTCACGTCGACGAGGTGGTGGGCTTGCTTGACGCGGACCAGCGGGAGTGCAAGCCGCTTCCTCCGCATTTTCGTTGCGAGGAGCGGACGTGGGTTACGGGTATGATCCAATACCGAAGTGATCTGGCAATCGTGTTGGATCCGGAATGGGTCTTGGGCGAACTCGAAGCTGAGGCCTCACCGACGTTTAGGGCGATGGTGGGCCGCAGTTTCGTCTCCTGA
- a CDS encoding HD-GYP domain-containing protein produces MEERRSADLYRSAEQQLGAVAAVVQRQKTPDLGALSDLAVSIAEAVNDDDQLVIHALAGPAGPPLVTNLVNVSILSAKVGAGLGYYGKELRQLVLAALVHDIGLFAVPQSILAKAGRLTSDERTLIEQHPELGYRLIRKVGPEWEWLALVVRQAHERWNGQGYPNKLKGRNISELAQIIGVLDVFDALVTPRPYRRRFFPHEAVRELIVAERTAFPREVVKALVEQLSAYPLGTLVRLTTGEVGTVVQINPHFPLRPVVEVGRGVVQNDGTDRRLLDLSRLPLVSVIETVEPPNVTRIQFPSGRTEERRSQSVPSVSAQFSSLLESLDAIADAIQGVVATRGVSTQAGTIERPDSNTPVSAEVVPSPERSEAPLDNEVIGLFALEAREWLAQIHAALRQLGDGANQDLESKLYGIILQALTNLAKSAATVHQRAIERMATSLLPILHDAGRREPRSMQAALVSLQAGLDRIADAVRQAAGEPPSGVPDAMRPQRETAEPSCVEEIPAYGEAETRERGAERAVQTTGAAESGHTLLTALRDLQRVRSRSIQPTRDVLEAIIHDAEGKAGELTVKVVREILTEQNRADEAFLEEVRRRVPVMSRTLADLQHVGMEDFVTASQLDPVIEQVEALHAIADRVQAGMITMILQGVRSFLLMIANRQTGTALKRLTALEGRIRALVPMAEQWVTIGRVGRTTIADILPA; encoded by the coding sequence ATGGAAGAGCGTCGCAGTGCAGATCTGTACCGGAGCGCCGAACAACAATTGGGCGCCGTCGCTGCCGTGGTTCAACGGCAGAAAACACCTGATCTCGGAGCGCTTTCTGATCTGGCAGTCTCCATTGCGGAGGCTGTGAACGACGACGACCAACTGGTCATTCATGCGTTGGCTGGTCCGGCAGGTCCCCCGCTGGTCACCAATCTCGTCAACGTCAGCATCCTCAGCGCAAAAGTTGGAGCCGGACTTGGCTATTATGGGAAGGAATTGCGGCAGTTGGTGCTCGCTGCCTTGGTCCACGACATCGGGCTGTTTGCAGTACCGCAATCCATCTTAGCCAAAGCAGGTCGGCTGACCAGCGATGAGCGCACGCTGATCGAGCAGCATCCCGAACTGGGGTATCGATTGATTCGCAAAGTCGGTCCTGAGTGGGAATGGCTCGCTTTGGTGGTGCGACAGGCGCATGAGCGATGGAATGGACAAGGGTACCCCAACAAGCTGAAGGGGAGAAACATCAGCGAATTGGCTCAAATTATTGGCGTGCTCGACGTTTTCGACGCCCTCGTAACACCTAGGCCCTATCGTCGGCGCTTCTTTCCGCACGAAGCGGTTAGGGAATTGATCGTGGCCGAGCGAACGGCATTCCCCCGTGAGGTCGTCAAAGCATTGGTCGAGCAACTATCTGCCTATCCGCTTGGAACATTGGTTCGCCTGACTACTGGGGAAGTCGGCACAGTCGTTCAGATCAATCCGCATTTTCCGCTCCGCCCTGTCGTTGAAGTTGGAAGGGGAGTGGTTCAGAACGACGGGACGGATCGTCGCCTGCTGGATCTCAGTCGGCTGCCGCTGGTCTCTGTGATCGAAACCGTCGAACCGCCGAATGTGACGCGCATCCAGTTTCCGTCAGGGCGGACAGAGGAACGCCGATCGCAATCGGTCCCTTCGGTCTCCGCTCAGTTTTCTTCGCTCTTGGAGAGTCTGGACGCCATCGCGGATGCTATTCAGGGTGTGGTGGCGACCCGTGGCGTCTCGACCCAGGCGGGAACCATCGAGCGGCCTGATTCGAACACACCGGTCTCGGCCGAGGTGGTTCCGTCGCCGGAGCGATCAGAAGCACCGCTTGACAACGAGGTGATCGGCCTTTTTGCGCTGGAAGCCCGCGAATGGCTCGCGCAAATCCATGCGGCTCTGCGACAGCTGGGCGACGGAGCCAACCAAGATCTCGAATCGAAGCTGTACGGAATTATCCTGCAGGCGCTGACGAACCTGGCCAAGTCGGCTGCGACCGTGCATCAGCGCGCCATCGAACGGATGGCGACGAGTCTGCTTCCGATCCTGCACGATGCCGGAAGGCGAGAACCCCGGTCGATGCAAGCGGCTCTTGTGTCCCTTCAAGCGGGCCTCGATCGCATAGCCGATGCTGTGCGCCAGGCTGCAGGAGAGCCGCCGTCGGGAGTACCTGACGCCATGAGACCCCAGCGCGAGACCGCGGAGCCGTCTTGTGTCGAGGAAATACCTGCCTACGGGGAGGCAGAGACGCGAGAGAGAGGAGCTGAGAGGGCCGTCCAGACGACTGGTGCGGCAGAATCAGGCCATACGCTCCTGACCGCTCTGCGGGATCTTCAACGCGTCAGATCGCGTTCGATTCAGCCGACCAGAGATGTGTTGGAAGCCATCATCCATGATGCCGAGGGCAAGGCGGGCGAACTGACGGTGAAGGTCGTGCGCGAGATCTTAACCGAGCAGAACCGTGCCGACGAAGCGTTTCTAGAAGAGGTGCGACGTCGTGTTCCCGTCATGAGCCGGACCCTGGCTGATCTGCAACATGTGGGCATGGAGGATTTTGTCACAGCCTCGCAACTCGATCCCGTGATTGAGCAAGTCGAGGCGTTGCATGCCATCGCGGATCGTGTCCAGGCGGGTATGATTACGATGATCCTGCAAGGGGTACGATCCTTTCTCTTGATGATCGCGAATCGCCAGACCGGAACCGCCCTCAAACGCCTGACCGCTTTGGAGGGCCGCATCCGGGCGCTGGTGCCGATGGCAGAACAATGGGTGACCATCGGGAGGGTGGGTCGTACAACGATCGCGGACATTCTTCCCGCATGA
- a CDS encoding response regulator, with product MPKVLVADDSIAVRKVAERLLTEAGLGVTLAANGEEALAFLSKECPDLIVSDVIMPDKSGYEVCAFVRTQTALAGTPVLLISGIVNDEVAKQAESCKADGVLKKPFQGTSLKDRVLELLAKRQAPVSNQAKPAAKATPPSDADQSIRVSQEQLETYRRMAAQLKQAEDDLRKERDQTGMLGEKLAKLESQFGRLKELEALAAQGEEQAEQARQSTEEARRSSEEVQRLKGRIQELESKLAVEHERAELTGKLTDELQLSKGRVSELEVKLRAEQERTAALKQTQAELKEMAERAQELEAALHVEQDRVEQQLQRIGELQKAAERAREFESALQAERQAAAQLVEQMNTMEKALARSQETAQQLAREQQRSEDLSRRLHEMEGVVTKVKELEELLQTERERNAVLTRHVSETEQSAQQATKRFEEMAKKLGEIAGLASQLGSGARRS from the coding sequence ATGCCGAAAGTGCTGGTGGCCGATGACAGCATCGCGGTTCGGAAAGTAGCCGAACGCTTGCTCACAGAGGCCGGCTTGGGTGTGACTCTCGCTGCGAACGGGGAAGAGGCGTTGGCATTTCTTTCCAAAGAATGTCCGGACCTCATCGTCTCCGATGTCATCATGCCCGATAAGAGTGGCTATGAAGTGTGCGCCTTCGTCAGGACCCAGACGGCCTTGGCTGGTACACCGGTTCTCCTCATCTCCGGGATCGTCAATGACGAGGTCGCCAAGCAGGCTGAATCGTGCAAAGCAGACGGCGTGCTCAAGAAGCCCTTCCAGGGAACATCCTTGAAAGACCGCGTTCTCGAGTTGCTGGCGAAACGACAGGCTCCCGTATCCAACCAGGCTAAACCCGCGGCCAAGGCGACCCCTCCCTCCGATGCCGATCAATCCATCCGCGTGAGCCAGGAGCAACTGGAAACCTATCGCCGGATGGCGGCGCAACTTAAACAGGCAGAAGACGATCTCCGGAAAGAGCGTGATCAGACGGGCATGCTGGGAGAAAAGCTTGCCAAACTGGAAAGCCAGTTCGGTCGTCTCAAAGAATTAGAAGCCCTGGCTGCCCAGGGTGAAGAACAGGCAGAGCAAGCCCGGCAATCGACAGAAGAAGCCAGAAGGTCCTCGGAGGAAGTGCAGCGGTTGAAGGGTCGGATACAGGAATTGGAATCCAAGCTGGCCGTCGAGCATGAGCGGGCGGAGCTGACTGGAAAATTGACGGACGAATTGCAGCTTTCCAAAGGACGGGTCAGCGAACTGGAAGTAAAGTTGCGTGCCGAACAAGAGCGGACGGCCGCGTTGAAGCAAACACAGGCTGAACTGAAGGAAATGGCCGAGCGCGCTCAGGAACTTGAGGCAGCTCTGCATGTGGAGCAGGATCGTGTTGAACAGCAGCTGCAGCGTATAGGCGAGCTTCAGAAAGCAGCAGAGCGAGCCCGAGAGTTCGAGTCGGCTTTGCAGGCGGAACGGCAAGCTGCCGCTCAGCTCGTGGAGCAAATGAACACCATGGAAAAGGCGCTGGCCCGTTCACAGGAAACGGCGCAACAACTCGCCCGTGAACAGCAGCGATCTGAAGATCTCTCGCGACGATTGCACGAGATGGAAGGAGTCGTGACCAAGGTCAAAGAGTTGGAGGAACTATTGCAAACGGAGCGAGAACGGAATGCGGTGCTGACTAGGCATGTGTCGGAAACCGAGCAATCCGCTCAACAGGCGACCAAGCGATTTGAGGAGATGGCCAAGAAGCTGGGGGAGATCGCCGGCCTGGCATCGCAACTCGGAAGCGGCGCACGGCGGTCTTGA